In Dehalococcoidia bacterium, a single window of DNA contains:
- the thpR gene encoding RNA 2',3'-cyclic phosphodiesterase, translated as MSEDKVRCFIAVELSAEAKAEVQRLTKAVSELEIRGVRAVRPEGVHVTLRFLGDIESDAVPRAIAAIRASASQSRPFDLSLVEVGAFPNTRSVRVLWAGVSGDIDDLEELHERVESELAAVGFSRDRRRFNPHITLARLRERVLGSDRRRVVDKVSTVGHARVAFRVDAITLFQSTLHPEGSIHTPLCRVRFVD; from the coding sequence TTGAGTGAAGACAAGGTCCGCTGCTTCATAGCCGTCGAGCTGTCTGCAGAGGCGAAAGCAGAGGTCCAACGACTCACCAAGGCCGTTTCAGAACTGGAAATACGCGGCGTTCGAGCGGTCCGGCCTGAAGGAGTGCACGTCACGCTCCGCTTCCTTGGGGACATCGAATCCGACGCTGTCCCCAGGGCAATCGCCGCGATTCGCGCCTCGGCATCCCAGTCTCGACCGTTCGACTTGTCTCTAGTCGAGGTTGGCGCTTTTCCCAATACCCGGTCAGTGAGAGTCCTCTGGGCTGGAGTGTCAGGCGATATTGACGATCTGGAGGAACTTCACGAGCGCGTTGAGAGTGAGTTAGCAGCCGTAGGATTCAGTCGGGACAGACGCCGTTTCAATCCACATATCACGCTGGCCAGGCTTCGTGAAAGGGTCTTGGGTTCAGACAGGCGCCGGGTCGTTGACAAGGTCTCGACGGTGGGGCACGCGAGAGTTGCATTCAGGGTGGATGCAATCACTCTCTTCCAGAGCACGCTTCACCCGGAAGGGTCCATCCACACTCCCCTGTGTCGCGTACGGTTCGTGGACTGA
- a CDS encoding glycoside hydrolase family 32 protein produces MTQAFSGEPLKGEVYPDTLDEQFRAIQADETVRRFRESRERLAEVDPYRPLYHFSSPENYMNDPNGLCQWQGRYHMFYQFRPVGIDRVHWGHTVSDDLIHWRDLPMALYPDVERDCFSGQSLVEDDRVIAIYHGTQSGNAIATASDPLLLNWEKHPDNPVIPGTNQGTGDAGYRVFDPCIWKEDDGYYSISGTYQDGQRGFDAVGVDHLFRSSDLSEWEYLGPLMEDAFFAEPGEDAAVPNFWPIGNGRHMLLLFSHKRAGRYYVGRYDADTHQFTPESHGRMNYGPWVVGSLHAPSATIDDSGQYLGIFNLHKGRDTEETDEMMTLPRHYWLDSANILQMAPVSEVESLRSDHRSVGAMEIPANEEIILDGIGGKAIELRATIDPGTAREVGFYILRSPDGSERTRISLYPNDHRRFETSSLQIDVSESSARDDVWARSAEIGPLALAQDEPLELRVFIDRSVIEVFANDRQCLTVRVYPGREDSRGVSLFARGGSARLQSLDCWQMQSIWPELTRLEGD; encoded by the coding sequence GTGACACAGGCGTTCTCAGGGGAACCACTCAAAGGAGAGGTGTATCCGGACACACTCGACGAGCAGTTCCGGGCCATCCAGGCCGATGAGACTGTGCGCAGATTCAGGGAGTCGCGCGAGAGACTGGCCGAGGTCGACCCCTACAGGCCGCTCTATCACTTCTCATCGCCTGAAAACTATATGAATGACCCGAACGGGCTGTGCCAGTGGCAGGGTCGTTATCACATGTTCTACCAGTTCAGACCGGTCGGGATAGATCGCGTTCACTGGGGACACACGGTGAGCGATGACCTGATCCACTGGCGTGATCTCCCAATGGCGCTCTACCCGGACGTGGAGCGGGACTGCTTCAGCGGACAGTCACTCGTCGAGGATGACCGGGTGATAGCCATCTATCACGGCACACAATCCGGCAACGCCATCGCGACGGCGTCCGATCCCCTCCTGCTGAACTGGGAGAAGCATCCCGACAACCCGGTGATTCCAGGAACCAACCAGGGGACCGGCGACGCCGGGTACCGCGTGTTTGACCCGTGCATATGGAAGGAAGACGACGGCTACTACTCGATCTCCGGCACCTATCAAGACGGCCAGCGTGGATTCGACGCGGTCGGCGTCGACCATCTATTCAGGTCCAGTGACCTCTCTGAGTGGGAATACCTGGGCCCCCTGATGGAGGATGCCTTCTTCGCAGAGCCTGGAGAAGACGCGGCGGTACCCAACTTTTGGCCGATCGGCAACGGCAGGCACATGCTACTGCTCTTCAGCCACAAGCGGGCCGGACGTTACTACGTAGGCAGGTACGACGCCGACACTCATCAATTCACGCCGGAGTCGCACGGGCGCATGAACTATGGACCCTGGGTCGTGGGCAGCCTGCACGCGCCTTCGGCGACGATAGATGACTCAGGCCAGTATCTGGGTATCTTCAACCTCCACAAGGGCAGAGATACAGAAGAGACCGACGAGATGATGACGCTGCCACGTCACTACTGGTTGGACTCGGCCAACATACTTCAGATGGCGCCAGTGAGTGAGGTCGAGTCTCTGCGGTCTGACCATCGCTCGGTAGGGGCGATGGAGATTCCGGCCAACGAGGAAATTATTCTGGACGGCATCGGAGGCAAGGCAATCGAGCTCAGGGCGACGATCGATCCTGGAACGGCGAGGGAAGTGGGATTCTACATCCTGCGCTCCCCAGACGGGTCGGAGAGAACGCGGATATCGCTCTACCCGAACGACCACCGGCGATTCGAGACCAGCTCGCTCCAGATAGACGTCTCCGAGTCGTCAGCCAGAGACGACGTCTGGGCACGTTCAGCCGAGATCGGCCCTCTGGCACTGGCACAGGACGAACCTCTCGAACTCAGAGTGTTCATCGACCGCAGTGTCATTGAGGTGTTTGCGAACGATAGACAGTGCCTGACAGTGCGGGTATATCCGGGTCGTGAAGACAGCAGGGGCGTTTCTCTCTTCGCAAGGGGAGGTAGCGCAAGACTGCAGTCACTGGATTGCTGGCAAATGCAGAGCATCTGGCCGGAACTGACCCGACTCGAGGGGGACTGA
- a CDS encoding haloalkane dehalogenase: MRCHMSILPLDPHPRRRVPVLDSGMSYVDTGVGTPVVFLHGNPTSSFLWRNIIAEVKPAARCLAPDLIGMGRSGRAPSGSYRFVEHARYLDAWFDAIGIREDIILVGHDWGSALAFHWANRHRDRIAGLVYMEAIVQSLTWEQWPDAATRVFQGFRSDSGESMVLDNNVFVERVLPGSIIRDLTEQEMAVYREPFLEPGESRRPTLTWPREIPLGGQPEDVVQIVDDYSAWLSGSDVPKLFINADPGAILTGTQRDYCRTWHNQREVTVKGVHFIQEDSPDEIGQSIVQWLGDIE, encoded by the coding sequence ATGAGGTGTCACATGTCTATCTTGCCGCTCGACCCACACCCCAGAAGGCGCGTTCCCGTGCTCGATTCCGGGATGTCTTACGTCGACACTGGCGTAGGCACCCCGGTCGTCTTCCTTCACGGCAACCCCACCAGTTCTTTCCTGTGGAGGAACATCATCGCAGAGGTCAAGCCTGCAGCTCGATGCCTCGCTCCCGACCTTATTGGTATGGGCCGGTCGGGCAGGGCGCCATCAGGCTCCTACAGGTTCGTCGAACACGCGCGCTACCTCGATGCCTGGTTCGATGCAATTGGAATTAGAGAAGACATCATCCTGGTTGGACACGATTGGGGATCGGCGCTGGCGTTCCACTGGGCCAACCGGCACCGCGATCGGATCGCGGGACTCGTCTACATGGAAGCCATCGTCCAGAGCCTGACGTGGGAACAGTGGCCGGACGCCGCAACCAGGGTGTTCCAGGGGTTCAGGTCGGACTCAGGAGAGTCGATGGTCCTTGATAACAACGTCTTCGTTGAACGCGTTCTTCCCGGCAGCATCATTCGAGACCTTACAGAACAGGAGATGGCTGTCTACCGGGAACCATTCCTGGAGCCTGGAGAGTCACGTCGTCCGACTCTCACGTGGCCACGTGAGATCCCGCTGGGTGGCCAACCTGAAGACGTTGTACAGATCGTCGATGACTACTCAGCGTGGTTATCTGGATCAGACGTACCCAAGCTCTTCATCAACGCCGACCCTGGGGCCATCTTGACCGGAACTCAACGTGACTATTGCCGGACCTGGCACAACCAGAGAGAGGTCACGGTGAAGGGCGTCCACTTCATCCAGGAAGATTCACCGGACGAGATCGGACAGTCGATCGTGCAGTGGCTTGGTGATATCGAGTGA